One segment of Deltaproteobacteria bacterium DNA contains the following:
- a CDS encoding ribbon-helix-helix protein, CopG family: MRGSVKFAISIPDKEFKELESFREKEGLSRSRFILQAIKLWKETKERERLVRIYEEGYKRVPEDLRDIEAWEKASLNVFSKEDW, translated from the coding sequence ATGAGGGGATCTGTTAAATTTGCGATAAGTATACCAGATAAGGAGTTTAAAGAATTGGAGTCCTTCAGGGAGAAAGAAGGGCTCAGTCGAAGCAGATTTATCCTTCAGGCCATTAAGCTGTGGAAAGAAACGAAGGAGAGGGAAAGGCTCGTGAGAATCTATGAAGAGGGTTACAAAAGGGTGCCGGAAGATCTGAGAGATATAGAGGCTTGGGAGAAGGCTTCTCTGAATGTATTTTCTAAAGAGGACTGGTAA